A genomic region of Raphanus sativus cultivar WK10039 chromosome 6, ASM80110v3, whole genome shotgun sequence contains the following coding sequences:
- the LOC108813731 gene encoding lipid phosphate phosphatase epsilon 2, chloroplastic → MAAAAISISPFHRPTCSFNLGPSSAPAPARNRSWSSIFPFNRRRFCSPNKTMADLVKTHAWRDGDGEERFQALEQEAFMNNPSNDLVSGINAVANRLSKWVVAALFGSVLLLRHDGAALWAVIGSVSNSALSVALKRILNQERPVATLRSDPGMPSSHAQSISFISAFTLFSLIEWLGTNELSLFLTTLILVLASYFTWLRVSQKLHTPSQVVVGAIVGSLYSTLWYITWNSLVLQAFASSFSVQIAVFTAAAASALGFAVYVLLNWFKNDR, encoded by the exons ATGGCAGCAGCAGCGATATCTATTTCTCCCTTCCACAGACCCACCTGCAGTTTCAATTTGGGTCCTTCCTCTGCTCCCGCTCCCGCTCGAAATCGAAGTTGGAGTTCAATCTTCCCTTTCAATCGGAGGAGATTCTGCTCCCCTAATAAAACTATGGCCGATTTAGTCAAGACCCACGCTTGGAGAGACGGTGACGGCGAAGAACGGTTTCAGGCGTTGGAGCAAGAGGCCTTTATGAATAATCCGTCCAACGATTTGGTCTCAGGGATCAACGCCGTCGCTAATCGTCTG AGCAAATGGGTTGTCGCTGCTCTGTTTGGGTCGGTTCTGCTTCTACGACATGATGGTGCAGCCTTGTGGGCTGTCATTGGCTCCGTTTCCAATTCCGCACTTTCCGTAGCTCTCAAGCGCATCCTTAACCAAGAGAGACCTGTTGCAACACTTCGTTCTGACCCTGGCATGCCTTCTTCTCATGCTCAATCCATTTCTTTCATCTCTGCCTTTACCCTCTTCTCTC TCATTGAGTGGCTTGGAACCAATGAACTCTCTCTTTTCCTCACCACCCTCATCCTCGTTTTGGCTTCTTACTTT aCATGGTTAAGGGTTTCCCAGAAGCTTCACACGCCCAGTCAAGTGGTGGTAGGTGCAATCGTGGGCTCTCTTTACTCCACCTTGTGGTACATTACCTGGAACTCACTTGTTCTCCAAGCTTTTGCCTCATCATTCTCCGTACAAATAGCTGTCTTTACAGCTGCTGCTGCGTCTGCTCTAGGTTTTGCAGTTTATGTGCTACTTAACTGGTTCAAAAATGACAGATAG